One stretch of Castor canadensis chromosome 14, mCasCan1.hap1v2, whole genome shotgun sequence DNA includes these proteins:
- the LOC109678418 gene encoding olfactory receptor 7D4-like, giving the protein MEGENHTSISRFLLLCLSDDHELLPFLFGLFLLMYLGAMLGNLLIILAVSSDSHLHTPMYFFLSNLSFVDICFISTTVPKMLVNIQAQNKDISYSGCLTQVCFIIIFAGMENFLLSVMAFDRFVAICNPLNYMVIMSPQFCAFLVLMSWFIIFWISILHILLIKQLTFMVDTEIPHFFCELAQVLKVASSDTFINIICLYVTAALLGAIPMVGILFSYYQIVCSLLRISSVVSKYKAFSTCGSHLCVVCLFYGTGISVNLSSAVSRSSQRSMIFSVMYTVVTPMLNPFIYSLRNKDVIGALRKHLSRAVSCPSFISDFRTKWTLRSIRSTP; this is encoded by the coding sequence ATGGAAGGAGAAAACCACACATCAATATCACGATTTTTGCTCTTGTGCCTCTCTGATGATCATGAATTACTGCCATTTTTATTTGGACTGTTCCTGTTGATGTACTTGGGAGCAATGCTTGGGAACCTTCTCATCATCCTGGCTGTCAGCTCTGActcacacctccacacccccatgtacttcttcctctccaacctgtctTTTGTTGACATCTGTTTCATCTCCACCACAgtcccaaagatgctggtgaacatcCAGGCACAAAACAAAGACATCTCCTATAGTGGGTGTCTCACTCAGGTgtgttttataataatttttgctGGAATGGAAAATTTCCTATTATCTGTGATGGCATTTGACCGCTTTGTTGCTATCTGTAATCCCCTTAACTACATGGTCATCATGAGCCCTCAATTCTGTGCCTTTCTGGTTCTGATGTCTTGGTTTATTATATTCTGGATCTCTATCCTTCATATTCTACTTATTAAGCAACTGACATTCATGGTAGACACTGAAATCCCACATTTCTTCTGTGAATTAGCTCAGGTCCTCAAGGTGGCCAGCTCAGACACCTTCATCAATATCATCTGCCTGTATGTGACAGCTGCATTGTTGGGTGCAATTCCTATGGTTGGGATCCTTTTCTCCTACTATCAAATTGTCTGTTCCTTATTGAGGATTTCTTCTGTTGTGAGCAAGTATAAGGCATTTTCCACCTGTGGCTCTCACCTCTGTGTGGTCTGTTTGTTTTATGGAACAGGTATTAGTGTTAATCTCAGTTCTGCAGTGAGCCGTTCTTCCCAGAGAAGCATGATTTTCTCAGTGATGTACACTGTGGTCACTCCCATGTTAAACCctttcatctacagcctgaggaacaaggatgtaATAGGGGCCCTGAGAAAACACCTCAGCAGAGCAGTAtcttgtccttcatttattaGTGACTTCAGAACTAAGTGGACATTGAGGTCCATTAGGAGCACACCTTGA